In Blattabacterium cuenoti, the following proteins share a genomic window:
- a CDS encoding isoprenyl transferase, translating to MKELLEKIDYNNIPHHVAIIMDGNGRWAKKRGKLRTFGHEKSIQSVRDTINGSKELGIPYITLYVFSSENWNRPKQEIDSLMRLFHTNLKIHLEEIHEKNVKILTIGEVERFSEMIQQELFFFMKKTKHNTSGTLILALSYSAREEILRATKNIAEKVCNGLFSVKDIDLSFFQNHLYTKNLPDVDLIIRTSGEQRISNFLLWQSAYAELYFTNVLWPDFRKKDFFEAIINYQKRKRRFGKIE from the coding sequence ATGAAAGAGTTACTAGAAAAAATAGACTATAATAATATTCCTCATCATGTAGCTATTATTATGGATGGAAATGGTCGTTGGGCAAAAAAAAGAGGAAAATTGAGAACATTTGGACATGAAAAATCAATACAGTCTGTAAGAGATACTATAAATGGAAGTAAAGAATTAGGAATTCCTTATATAACTTTATATGTGTTTTCTTCAGAAAATTGGAATAGGCCTAAACAAGAAATAGATAGTTTAATGCGTTTATTTCATACTAATTTAAAAATTCATTTAGAAGAAATTCATGAAAAAAATGTGAAAATTCTTACTATAGGAGAAGTAGAAAGATTTTCTGAAATGATTCAACAAGAACTATTTTTCTTCATGAAAAAAACAAAACATAATACATCTGGAACTTTAATTTTAGCATTAAGTTATAGTGCTAGAGAAGAAATTTTAAGAGCAACAAAAAATATTGCGGAAAAAGTCTGTAATGGTTTGTTTTCTGTAAAAGATATAGATCTTTCTTTTTTTCAAAATCATTTGTATACTAAAAATTTGCCTGATGTAGATTTAATTATTAGAACAAGTGGAGAACAACGTATTAGCAATTTCCTGCTTTGGCAATCGGCTTATGCAGAGTTATATTTCACAAATGTTTTATGGCCTGATTTTCGTAAAAAAGATTTCTTTGAAGCTATAATAAATTATCAAAAAAGAAAACGTCGTTTTGGAAAAATAGAATAA
- a CDS encoding NAD kinase, translating into MKIAVYGQKFCEKNIPYLNQFIGYAFSHSIEIHIEKSFFHVLSSFKEFKYLDFPVFSHYKELTNKDFSLMFTFGGDGTILSAITLIRDSGIPIVGVNTGNLGFLATFSKDVFIQKIDKIFNRKLNIMPRSLLSLKTSVTDQKKFFNFALNEIVILRKEMVSMITIDAYIDNEFLTSYWADGLIISTPTGSTGYSLSCGGPIIGPENKNFVLTPISPHNLFSRPLIISDHQKVYLKIHSRVKSYSLSMDTRLTSLNQENELYIQKAPFYIYLLQEGRNTYYKTLREKLLWGMDQRN; encoded by the coding sequence ATGAAAATAGCCGTATATGGACAAAAATTTTGTGAAAAAAATATACCATATTTAAATCAGTTCATAGGCTATGCCTTTAGTCATTCAATAGAAATTCATATTGAAAAATCATTTTTTCATGTTTTGTCTTCTTTTAAAGAATTCAAATATTTAGATTTTCCTGTATTTTCTCATTATAAAGAACTAACAAATAAAGATTTCAGTTTAATGTTTACTTTTGGGGGAGATGGGACTATACTCTCCGCCATTACATTAATTAGAGATTCTGGTATTCCTATAGTTGGAGTTAATACAGGAAATTTAGGTTTTTTAGCTACTTTTAGTAAAGACGTTTTTATACAAAAAATAGATAAAATTTTTAATAGAAAACTTAACATAATGCCTAGAAGTTTATTGTCGTTAAAGACTTCTGTAACGGATCAAAAAAAATTTTTCAACTTTGCATTAAATGAAATCGTAATCCTTAGAAAGGAAATGGTTTCGATGATCACTATAGATGCTTATATAGATAATGAATTTTTAACTTCTTATTGGGCTGATGGATTAATAATTTCTACCCCCACTGGGTCAACTGGATATTCTCTAAGTTGTGGCGGTCCTATTATTGGACCTGAAAATAAAAATTTTGTTTTAACACCTATATCTCCACATAACTTATTTTCACGTCCATTAATCATATCGGATCATCAAAAAGTGTATTTAAAAATACATAGTCGTGTAAAATCTTATTCTTTATCTATGGATACAAGATTAACTTCTTTGAATCAAGAAAACGAATTATACATTCAAAAAGCGCCTTTTTACATATATCTCCTTCAAGAAGGAAGGAATACATATTATAAAACATTGAGAGAAAAACTTTTATGGGGAATGGATCAACGAAATTGA
- a CDS encoding pseudouridine synthase — protein MHHKIRLNHYLSNAGISSRRKADKLIQSGAIEVNGKPVFRLGTIIRTDDIVKFHGSKIKSKNKIYILLNKPKGFITTTRDQFNRKTVMNLIPCLSKYRIFPVGRLDSSTTGVLLLTNDGYMAEKLTHPKYHIKKIYHVSLNKKIRNEDLDKIRKGKIYLKEGKVKVIFVNQKNAKNQIEIGLYIGWNRVIKRIFKKLNYQVIRLDRINFGGLYKKDLKIGNWCFLNKEEIQNITK, from the coding sequence ATGCATCATAAAATTAGATTAAATCATTACTTGTCCAATGCAGGAATTTCTTCCAGAAGAAAAGCGGATAAACTTATTCAATCTGGAGCAATAGAAGTGAATGGAAAACCTGTTTTTAGGTTAGGAACAATTATTCGTACAGATGATATTGTTAAATTTCATGGATCAAAAATTAAATCTAAAAATAAAATTTATATATTACTTAATAAACCTAAAGGTTTTATTACTACTACACGAGATCAATTTAATAGAAAAACAGTAATGAATTTAATTCCTTGTTTATCTAAATATAGGATTTTTCCTGTAGGAAGATTAGATTCTTCTACTACAGGAGTTTTGCTTCTAACAAATGACGGATATATGGCTGAGAAGTTAACTCATCCTAAATATCATATAAAAAAAATATATCATGTATCATTAAATAAAAAAATTAGAAATGAAGATTTAGATAAAATAAGAAAAGGAAAAATTTATCTAAAAGAAGGAAAAGTAAAAGTTATTTTTGTGAATCAAAAAAATGCTAAAAATCAAATAGAAATAGGATTATATATCGGATGGAATAGAGTCATTAAACGAATATTTAAAAAATTAAATTATCAAGTTATTCGATTAGATCGTATTAATTTCGGGGGACTTTACAAAAAAGATCTTAAAATAGGAAATTGGTGTTTTTTAAATAAAGAAGAAATACAAAATATTACTAAATAA
- a CDS encoding type II 3-dehydroquinate dehydratase: MKKIAIINGPNLNLLGIREPELYGNENFLDYIKKLKKKLSNHIEIIYYQNNSEGKIIDILHYIGFKYNGIILNAGAYTHTSIGIADAIKSIPSPVIEVHISNIYSRESFRKKSFLSPVCNGTIFGFGFKSYELGIMSFCL; this comes from the coding sequence ATGAAAAAAATAGCCATTATTAATGGTCCTAATTTAAATCTTTTAGGAATCAGAGAACCTGAATTGTACGGAAATGAAAATTTTTTAGATTATATTAAAAAATTAAAAAAAAAACTATCTAATCATATAGAAATTATTTATTATCAAAATAATAGTGAAGGGAAAATTATAGATATTTTACATTATATAGGATTCAAATACAATGGAATTATCCTAAACGCAGGAGCTTATACACATACTTCTATAGGAATTGCTGATGCTATAAAATCTATCCCTTCTCCTGTTATAGAAGTTCATATCTCTAATATTTATTCTAGAGAATCTTTTAGAAAAAAATCATTCTTATCTCCTGTTTGTAATGGAACAATTTTTGGTTTTGGATTTAAATCTTACGAATTAGGAATAATGAGTTTTTGTTTATGA
- the yihA gene encoding ribosome biogenesis GTP-binding protein YihA/YsxC, translating to MKIFSVKFTGSFTNINQLFIHNFPEYAFVGRSNVGKSSLINSITKKKIAKVSSFPGRTQSINYFLINHQWYFIDLPGYGFFSVKKNKKKTQKLIIDYIFHKKYITFLFLLIDCRFLIQEIDLNFIQKLNDMKMHFCVVFTKTDKLKNHKLIDENISFCINTIQKNGLSIPTWVKVSVKNKYGINNIIQYINKLNDFYRPKTHKQKLIIPNS from the coding sequence ATGAAAATTTTTTCTGTAAAATTTACAGGTAGTTTTACTAATATCAATCAGTTATTTATTCATAATTTTCCTGAATATGCTTTTGTAGGACGTTCTAATGTTGGAAAATCTAGTTTAATAAATAGTATAACTAAAAAAAAAATCGCTAAGGTTTCTTCTTTCCCTGGAAGAACACAAAGCATCAATTATTTTTTAATAAATCATCAATGGTATTTCATAGATTTGCCTGGCTATGGTTTTTTTTCTGTAAAAAAAAATAAAAAAAAGACGCAAAAATTAATCATAGATTATATTTTTCATAAAAAATATATCACTTTTTTATTCTTGTTGATAGATTGTCGGTTTCTTATACAAGAAATAGATTTAAATTTTATACAAAAATTAAACGATATGAAAATGCATTTTTGTGTTGTTTTCACAAAAACGGATAAATTAAAAAATCATAAACTGATTGATGAAAATATTTCTTTCTGTATTAATACAATTCAAAAAAACGGTCTATCTATACCCACATGGGTTAAAGTTTCCGTTAAAAATAAATATGGAATCAACAATATAATTCAATATATTAATAAATTAAATGATTTTTATAGACCTAAGACTCATAAACAAAAACTCATTATTCCTAATTCGTAA
- a CDS encoding alpha/beta fold hydrolase, which yields MLNIIENKENKEKKFPHIKEGKGHTLILLHGLMGGLSNFKALLDFFPKKGYQVIIPSLPIYNMPLFLTNIYNISKYIIQFLMETGIKKATLIGNSLGGHIALIIAKKRMDLVHSVVLTGSSGLFEKAFGDAFPKRENYDYIRKKSQEVFYNPNIATKELVDEVFHIVNDKKKGIKTLYIAKSAMKYNMSKDLSVIQQPICLIWGKQDQVTPPEVAKEFHRLLPHSELHWIDKCGHVPMMEHPKKFIEILEKWLSKFNFNHENFFCKIYR from the coding sequence ATGCTTAATATTATTGAGAATAAAGAGAATAAAGAAAAAAAATTTCCTCATATAAAAGAAGGGAAAGGGCATACTTTGATTTTACTTCATGGATTAATGGGGGGCTTAAGCAATTTCAAAGCTCTTTTAGATTTTTTTCCAAAAAAAGGTTATCAAGTTATCATCCCATCATTACCTATTTATAATATGCCATTATTCTTGACTAATATTTATAACATATCTAAATATATAATCCAATTTTTAATGGAAACAGGAATCAAAAAAGCGACTTTAATAGGAAACTCCCTTGGAGGACACATCGCTTTAATCATAGCAAAAAAAAGAATGGATTTAGTACATTCTGTGGTTTTGACAGGAAGTTCAGGCTTATTCGAAAAAGCCTTTGGAGATGCTTTTCCTAAAAGAGAAAATTATGATTATATTAGAAAAAAATCACAAGAAGTTTTTTATAATCCAAATATAGCTACTAAAGAATTAGTAGATGAAGTTTTTCATATTGTAAATGATAAAAAAAAAGGAATTAAAACTCTATATATTGCCAAAAGTGCCATGAAATATAATATGTCTAAAGATTTATCTGTAATTCAGCAACCTATTTGTTTAATTTGGGGAAAACAAGATCAAGTCACCCCTCCAGAAGTCGCAAAAGAATTTCATAGATTATTACCTCATTCAGAATTACATTGGATAGATAAATGCGGGCATGTTCCGATGATGGAACATCCCAAAAAATTTATAGAAATATTAGAAAAATGGCTTTCTAAATTTAATTTTAATCATGAAAATTTTTTCTGTAAAATTTACAGGTAG
- a CDS encoding ribonuclease III family protein — protein sequence MLSENSAIFEKNDYSILVGRLIKILGFCPKNTKFLKEVFIYSFSTKKRNLNQNYSINFQRLEFLGDAVLNSIISYFLCEKFPKKKEGELTQIRSKIVCRRNLNEISKKLTIADIFFDKSIMISDNMLGNTLEALIGFIYLEGGYQSCENFVHKKILHTHVNIEKLQNEIFSYKVWIIEWAQKNKFFINFKTFREDKNKIIYLSEFTISECGIQTKGRGSSKKKSEEMAAKEAYLVVQKQKQQKNT from the coding sequence ATGTTATCTGAAAATAGTGCTATTTTTGAAAAAAATGACTATTCCATATTAGTTGGTCGGTTGATAAAAATATTAGGGTTTTGCCCAAAAAATACAAAATTTTTAAAGGAAGTATTTATATATAGTTTTTCTACTAAAAAAAGAAATTTGAATCAAAATTATTCTATTAATTTTCAAAGATTAGAATTTTTGGGAGATGCTGTATTAAATTCTATAATATCATATTTTTTGTGTGAAAAATTTCCTAAAAAGAAAGAAGGAGAATTAACTCAAATACGATCCAAAATTGTATGTAGAAGAAATTTAAATGAAATTTCTAAAAAATTAACTATTGCAGATATTTTTTTCGATAAATCTATTATGATATCTGATAATATGCTAGGAAATACACTTGAAGCTTTAATCGGATTCATTTATTTGGAGGGAGGATATCAAAGCTGTGAAAATTTTGTACATAAAAAAATTTTACATACTCATGTAAATATTGAAAAATTGCAAAATGAAATTTTCAGTTATAAAGTATGGATTATAGAATGGGCTCAAAAAAATAAATTTTTTATAAATTTTAAAACTTTTAGAGAAGATAAAAATAAAATTATCTATTTATCTGAATTCACAATATCAGAATGTGGAATTCAAACCAAAGGAAGAGGATCTTCGAAAAAAAAATCAGAAGAAATGGCAGCTAAAGAAGCTTACTTGGTTGTTCAAAAACAAAAACAACAAAAAAATACTTAA
- the fabF gene encoding beta-ketoacyl-ACP synthase II: MEKLKKVVVTGIGSITPIGNTVEEYWFSLINGKNGCNPITYFNTKKYKTKFACELKNYDSSVFFNKKEKRKLDPCAQYGIVASEEAIKNSEINFSKEERERIGVIWASGIGGLLNLEESISDYIHGGKYPKFSPFFIPKMLIDITAGFISINYGLHGPNYATVSACASSSNAIVDAYHLICLGKADIMITGGSEAAITQSGVGGFNALHALSTRNEDYQTASRPFDQNRDGFVLGEGAGCLVLEEYKHAQERGAKIYAEIVGVGMSGDAYHITAPHPEGKGIVLAMKSAIRDAGIECKEVDHINSHGTSTKLGDLAEIKAIQEVFHENIHNININSTKSMTGHLLGAAGAIEAIASILPITKGIIPPTINLFHIDKNIDPKINLTPNKAIKKKVRISMCNTFGFGGHNVCILFKKINVI; the protein is encoded by the coding sequence ATGGAGAAATTAAAAAAAGTAGTGGTTACTGGTATCGGTTCTATTACGCCTATAGGTAATACTGTAGAAGAGTATTGGTTTTCTCTTATTAACGGAAAAAATGGTTGTAATCCCATTACTTATTTCAATACTAAAAAATATAAAACTAAATTTGCTTGCGAATTAAAAAATTATGATTCAAGTGTTTTTTTCAATAAAAAAGAAAAACGAAAATTAGATCCTTGTGCACAATATGGGATTGTCGCTTCTGAAGAAGCGATCAAAAATAGTGAAATTAATTTTTCAAAAGAAGAAAGAGAAAGAATAGGAGTAATTTGGGCATCTGGAATTGGAGGTCTTTTAAATTTAGAAGAATCTATATCAGATTATATACATGGAGGAAAATATCCTAAATTTAGTCCGTTTTTTATTCCAAAAATGCTAATAGATATTACTGCGGGTTTTATTTCTATAAATTATGGTCTTCATGGTCCAAATTATGCGACAGTATCTGCTTGTGCTTCATCTTCTAATGCCATTGTAGATGCTTATCATCTAATATGCTTAGGAAAAGCTGATATTATGATTACTGGAGGATCTGAAGCGGCCATCACACAAAGTGGAGTTGGGGGGTTTAATGCTTTACATGCATTATCTACTAGAAACGAAGATTATCAAACGGCATCACGACCTTTTGATCAAAATAGAGATGGTTTTGTATTAGGAGAAGGAGCAGGATGTCTTGTTCTTGAAGAATATAAACACGCTCAAGAAAGAGGGGCCAAGATATATGCTGAAATAGTAGGAGTAGGAATGTCTGGAGATGCATACCATATTACAGCTCCTCATCCAGAAGGAAAAGGAATTGTTTTAGCTATGAAAAGCGCTATTCGAGATGCTGGGATTGAATGCAAAGAAGTTGATCATATTAATTCTCATGGAACATCTACTAAATTAGGAGATCTTGCAGAAATAAAAGCAATTCAAGAAGTATTTCATGAAAACATACATAATATAAATATTAATTCTACAAAATCTATGACGGGGCATTTATTAGGTGCAGCTGGAGCAATAGAAGCAATTGCTTCTATTCTTCCTATAACAAAAGGGATCATCCCTCCAACTATAAACTTGTTCCATATAGATAAAAATATAGATCCAAAAATTAATTTAACCCCAAATAAAGCAATAAAAAAAAAGGTAAGAATTAGTATGTGCAATACTTTTGGTTTTGGGGGACATAATGTTTGTATTTTATTCAAAAAAATAAATGTTATCTGA